A region of Vigna radiata var. radiata cultivar VC1973A chromosome 6, Vradiata_ver6, whole genome shotgun sequence DNA encodes the following proteins:
- the LOC106763242 gene encoding protein DETOXIFICATION 41-like — MGSVDFNGTLEHQPLLVRLDSHTQIQNLSSEAIEEFLEHRPIAFKWWSKLVVWESRLLWLLSGSSIVVSIFNYMLSFVTLMFTGHLGSLELAGASLASVGIQGLAYGIMLGMASAVQTVCGQAYGAKKLGAMSIILQRAVILHIGAAVILSFLYWFSGDFLKAIGQSESIAERGQVFSRGLIPQLYAFTISCPMQRFLQAQNIVNPLAYMSVGVFLVHILLTWVVVYVLDYGLLGAALSLSFSWWLLVLLNGFYIIFSPSCKETWTGFSVKAFRGIWPYFKLTVASAIMLCLEIWYSQGLVLISGLLSNPTISLDSISICMNYLNWDMQFMLGLSTAASIRVSNELGASHPRIAKFSVFVVSGTSILVSVIFCSIILIFRVTLSKLFTSDSEVIEAVSHLTPLLAISVFLNGIQPILSGVAIGSGWQAVVAYVNLGSYYFVGLTVGCVLGFKTSLGVDGIWWGMILGVLIQTVTLIVLTARTNWQAEVEKAVVRIKRSAENDTLDQLVPDS, encoded by the exons ATGGGCTCCGTGGACTTCAATGGCACTTTGGAGCACCAACCCTTACTGGTGAGGCTTGACTCGCACACACAGATTCAAAATTTGTCATCTGAGGCCATTGAAGAATTCTTGGAACATAGGCCTATTGCATTCAAATGGTGGTCAAAGCTTGTTGTGTGGGAGTCAAGGCTCCTATGGCTTCTCTCTGGGTCTTCTATTGTTGTGTCCATTTTCAATTACATGCTTAGTTTTGTGACCTTGATGTTCACTGGCCATTTGGGGTCTCTAGAGCTTGCCGGGGCATCTCTAGCCAGTGTTGGTATTCAGGGTCTTGCTTATGGTATTATG TTGGGAATGGCAAGTGCAGTGCAAACTGTGTGTGGGCAAGCATATGGGGCAAAAAAGCTTGGAGCAATGAGCATAATATTGCAAAGAGCAGTGATCTTACACATTGGAGCAGCAgtgattctttcttttctgtACTGGTTTTCTGGGGATTTTCTGAAAGCCATAGGACAGTCAGAGAGCATAGCAGAGAGAGGGCAAGTGTTTTCCCGGGGACTCATTCCCCAACTCTATGCATTTACTATAAGCTGTCCAATGCAGAGGTTCCTCCAAGCTCAGAACATTGTGAATCCTCTTGCATATATGTCAGTTGGTGTGTTCCTTGTTCACATTCTTCTCACTTGGGTAGTTGTCTATGTTTTGGACTATGGCCTTCTAGGGGCAGCCCTTTCTCTCAGTTTTTCTTGGTGGCTTCTTGTCTTGTTGAATGGCTTCTACATCATATTTAGCCCATCATGCAAGGAAACATGGACTGGTTTCAGTGTAAAAGCCTTCAGAGGAATTTGGCCTTATTTCAAGCTCACAGTTGCTTCTGCTATCATGTTATG TTTGGAAATATGGTACAGCCAAGGACTGGTGCTTATATCAGGACTTCTCTCCAATCCCACAATCTCACTGGACTCAATTTCAATTTG TATGAACTATTTGAACTGGGATATGCAATTCATGTTGGGCCTTAGTACAGCAGCCAG TATCAGAGTCAGCAATGAATTAGGAGCATCCCATCCAAGAATAGCAAAGTTTTCTGTCTTTGTAGTGAGTGGAACCAGCATCCTCGTTAGTGTGATTTTCTGTTCGATTATTCTGATATTCCGTGTTACTTTGAGCAAACTTTTCACTTCGGACTCTGAAGTCATTGAGGCTGTGTCTCATTTGACTCCCTTGCTTGCCATTTCTGTTTTCCTGAATGGCATTCAACCAATACTGTCAG GGGTGGCAATTGGAAGTGGATGGCAAGCAGTAGTGGCTTATGTAAACTTGGGTTCATACTATTTTGTTGGTCTTACTGTTGGATGTGTTCTTGGCTTTAAAACTTCTTTAGGAGTTGAT gGTATTTGGTGGGGAATGATCCTTGGAGTTCTTATACAGACAGTAACTCTAATAGTTCTGACTGCCAGAACAAATTGGCAAGCAGAG GTTGAAAAGGCTGTTGTTCGCATCAAAAGATCCGCAGAAAATGACACCTTAGATCAACTGGTTCCTGACTCATAG
- the LOC106765160 gene encoding probable polyamine oxidase 2, protein MNSPFKSNHQLRRDLCCANDHKQQERSPSVIVIGGGMAGIAAARALHDASFQVVLLESRERLGGRIHTDYSFGFPVDLGASWLHGVCKENPLAPLIGKLGLPLYRTSEDNSVLYDHDLESYALFDMDGNQVPQELVTKIGEKFEVILQEANKVRDEFSEDMSILRALKIVFERKPELRLEGLSYKVLQWYLCRLEGWFAADADAISLKCWDQEVLLPGGHGLMVRGYQPVINTLAKGLDIRLGHRVTKIVRQYNEVKVTVENGKTFVADAAIVAVPLGVLKSKSIQFEPKLPDWKEAAISDIGVGIENKIILHFKNVFWPNVEFLGVVAETSYGCSYFLNLHKATGRHVLVYMPAGQLAKDIEKMSDEAAANFAFMQLKKILPDASSPIQYLVSRWGTDINTLGSYSYDAVGKPHDLYERLRVPVDNLFFAGEATSMLYTGSVHGAFSTGMMAAEDCRMRVLERYGELDLFQSVMGEDASVIPLQISRL, encoded by the exons ATGAACTCCCCGTTCAAGAGTAATCATCAATTACGCAGAG ACCTTTGCTGTGCAAATGATCACAAACAGCAGGAGAGGTCCCCTTCGGTTATTGTGATAGGAGGTGGCATGGCTGGGATTGCCGCGGCACGTGCGCTTCATGATGCCTCATTTCAG GTTGTTCTTTTAGAATCTAGGGAAAGACTTGGTGGCCGAATTCACACTGATTACTCATTTGGCTTTCCTGTTGACCTGGGTGCATCATG GTTGCATGGAGTTTGCAAGGAGAATCCACTGGCTCCATTGATTGGGAAGCTGGGACTACCTCTTTACCGTACAAGCGAGGATAATTCTGTCCTTTATGACCATGATTTGGAAAG CTATGCACTTTTTGATATGGATGGGAATCAAGTTCCCCAGGAGTTGGTAACAAAAATTGGTGAAAAATTTGAAGTGATTTTACAAGAG GCCAACAAAGTAAGAGATGAATTCAGTGAAGACATGTCCATACTTCGTGCacttaaaattgtttttgaaagaaaaccAGAATTGAG GTTGGAAGGGCTTTCCTACAAAGTGCTGCAGTGGTATTTGTGCAGATTGGAGGGCTGGTTTGCTGCAGATGCTGATGCCATATCGCTGAAATGTTGGGATCAG GAAGTATTGCTACCCGGTGGTCATGGTCTTATGGTCAGGGGTTACCAGCCAGTTATAAATACCCTAGCCAAGGGTCTTGACATTCGCCTTGGACACAG GGTAACAAAAATAGTTAGGCAATATAATGAAGTAAAGGTGACAGTGGAAAATGGGAAAACATTTGTTGCAGACGCTGCTATTGTTGCTGTGCCTCTTGGGGTGCTGAAGTCGAAGAGCATACAATTTGAGCCAAAGCTACCAGACTGGAAAGAAGCTGCCATTTCTGATATTGGAGTTGGGatcgaaaataaaataattttacactttaaaaatgtattttggcCCAATGTGGAATTCTTAGGAGTAGTTGCAGAGACATCATATGGATGCAGCTACTTTCTTAATCTCCACAAGGCTACGGGTCGCCATGTCCTTGTTTACATGCCTGCTGGGCAGCTGGCCAAAGACATTGAGAAAATGTCTGATGAAGCAGCTGCTAACTTTGCTTTCATGCAGCTCAAAAAGATCCTTCCAGATGCTTCTTCACCG ATTCAGTATCTTGTGTCTCGATGGGGTACAGATATTAATACGTTAGGTTCGTATAGCTATGATGCAGTTGGAAAACCACATGATCTGTATGAGAGACTACGGGTTCCTGTAGATAATTTATTCTTTGCGGGGGAAGCAACAAGTATGCTGTATACGGGGTCTGTGCATGGTGCATTCTCTACTGGAATGATGGCTGCTGAGGACTGCAGAATGCGTGTCCTGGAGCGATATGGGGAGCTAGATTTGTTCCAGTCGGTAATGGGAGAGGATGCTTCAGTGATACCACTCCAGATCTCTCGTTTATAA